The following nucleotide sequence is from Deltaproteobacteria bacterium.
GGGGCGAAACCTATGAAGGAACCAATCCGTTTTTCTGAATACCCCCGGCCGGTCGAAGACGCCTTTTGCGCCGTGCCTGTTTTGCCTGCGGTCTCATATTCCGAGAGGCCGGCCGCCTTCCCTGTTCCCCCCTCCTGCGTGACCGTTTTTAAGATTGAGGCCACGGTTTTGGCCGTCTCCTGAGAAATCACTCGCCGAATCACCTTGGGCCGATTCTCCTTCAAGATGTTGCCCTGCCTTTCCATTATGGCTTTTACCACATAGGGCCGCATCATGACTCCGCCGTTGGCAATCGCAGCCAGCGCCGTGGTCAATTGTAGAGCCGTGAGGGAAACGCCCTGCCCAAAACTGATATTGGCCAATCCTACCTCGGACCAAGACTGAGGAGGAGGAAGGAAACCCGCAACTTCCCCGGGCAGGTCAATCCCGGTTTTACTCCCGAAACCAAACCCTTTAAGGTAATGACAAAGCTTTCCCTTGCCTAATTTTTTGCCTACTTTACTCGCCCCAATATTACTCGAAACCTTGATGATCTCTTCCATGGAAAGCCACCCATACTTGTGCACATCGTGAATGATCTTTCCGCCCACGGCGTAGTTACCATTTTCACAAAAAAAGACATCACGGGGGGAAGCCACCCGCTCTTCTAAGGCTGCAGCCAAGAGAAAGACTTTGAAAGTAGAGCCGGGCTCGAAAGTATCCGTAAGGGTGCGGTTTTTCTGCAGGTAGGCCGGGACGGATGAAAAGCGGTTGGGATCGAAGGATGGTTGCGCAGACATGGCCAAAATTTCCCCCGTTTTGGGGTTCATGATTATGACCATGCCCCCTTTGGCCGAACAAGCCTGGATCGCTTTTTTTAGTTCTTTCTCCGCAATATATTGAATGTTTTTATCGATGGTCAGAATGACTTCACAGCCCTCTTCCGAGTAGCGAATCCCGGGGGTTTGGGGAGTAATGGTTCTGCCGAGGGCATCTTTGGGAATGAGGATAAAGCCGGGCTCTCCCCGAATGAATTCATCATACCCCAACTCTACCCCTTCGAGTCCCCGGGAGTCCACTCCGGCAAAACCGATGACCTGGGACCCAATTTCTCCTTGAGGATAGAATCGCTTCGCTTCTTTCAAGAAATCGATTCCTTCAATTTTTAGGGCCTCAATCGCTGCCCGTTGATGCGGGCTGATTCCTCTTTCCAGCCAGACAAAAGGCTTTTCTTCTCTCAACTTTTTCAGCAAGACCTCACGCCTTATTCCTAAGATGCCTCCAATCTCTTGCACAGCGGCCTGAATGTTTTCCATCTTCCCCGGCTGAGCAAAGACTGAATCTACTTCCACGCTGATGGCCATCTCTTCTTTTTTACGATCGTAGAGGACGCCCCTTTTGGGCACTAAGGGTACAATTCTTTGATACTGTCGTTCAGCCAGGGTGGCAAGTTTATGGCTCTGGAGGACCTGGAGCTGATAGGCCCGCGCCAAGACGACTAAAAAAAGAAAGGAAAAAAGGCAAAGAAGGAGGGTTATGCGCAATCGAAGCCATGTATTCAGAAGGGGTTTCATCGTACGATAATCAGGTGTTCCTTCTGGGGGTTTACAAAGCCTAATTCTTTCAAAGCCATACTCTCGATGCGACTGGGAGATTTCAGGGCAGCCAGTTCCAGGCGCAGCTTTTTATTTTCCTTGAGAAGAACCTGTTCTTCCTGGTTTCTCTGCGATATTTCGTATCCGAGAGAGATCATCTGGTGGTGCGCCCAAACATAAAAAAGGGAACAGGCGATAAAAACAAGTGCTAC
It contains:
- a CDS encoding cell division protein FtsL, with the translated sequence MAEAISKRIAVSSVGKAQEASSQPQEVNRNLAFVAVVVALVFIACSLFYVWAHHQMISLGYEISQRNQEEQVLLKENKKLRLELAALKSPSRIESMALKELGFVNPQKEHLIIVR
- a CDS encoding penicillin-binding protein, translating into MKPLLNTWLRLRITLLLCLFSFLFLVVLARAYQLQVLQSHKLATLAERQYQRIVPLVPKRGVLYDRKKEEMAISVEVDSVFAQPGKMENIQAAVQEIGGILGIRREVLLKKLREEKPFVWLERGISPHQRAAIEALKIEGIDFLKEAKRFYPQGEIGSQVIGFAGVDSRGLEGVELGYDEFIRGEPGFILIPKDALGRTITPQTPGIRYSEEGCEVILTIDKNIQYIAEKELKKAIQACSAKGGMVIIMNPKTGEILAMSAQPSFDPNRFSSVPAYLQKNRTLTDTFEPGSTFKVFLLAAALEERVASPRDVFFCENGNYAVGGKIIHDVHKYGWLSMEEIIKVSSNIGASKVGKKLGKGKLCHYLKGFGFGSKTGIDLPGEVAGFLPPPQSWSEVGLANISFGQGVSLTALQLTTALAAIANGGVMMRPYVVKAIMERQGNILKENRPKVIRRVISQETAKTVASILKTVTQEGGTGKAAGLSEYETAGKTGTAQKASSTGRGYSEKRIGSFIGFAPADNPQLVITVIIDEPQGTSYGGVVAAPIFKAIGEQVLPYIGVYPKGVTYLVQATPQHSPSSILPGVDQKTINPPAQIAAKEIPEEPGVMPDFSGKTLRRVVLTAQKLGLDLKFVGSGKAVAQTPAPGQILQGEVQGIVRFQPAI